A stretch of the Rosa rugosa chromosome 5, drRosRugo1.1, whole genome shotgun sequence genome encodes the following:
- the LOC133710261 gene encoding uncharacterized protein LOC133710261 produces MASCSTAFLCNHAAALTSPYSPQKTRTTARSLRRRRSSLRPTTITAKQDQKTALQYRKLGDSDLEISEITLGTMTFGQQNSEKEAHEILSYAFDNGINILDTAEAYPIPMKKETQGLTDLYIASWLKSQPREKIVLATKVCGYSERSSYLRDNAKVLRVDAANIRESVEKSLKRLGTDYIDLLQIHWPDRYVALFGEYCYDPSKWRPSLPFVEQLKALQEVVDEGKVRYIGVSNETSYGVMEFVHTAKVEGLPKIVSIQNNYSLLVRTHFEIDLVEVCLPQHHNIGLLAYSPLAGGALTGKYIDINSDAARKGRLNLFPGYMERYNKSIAREATIKYIELAKKHGLTPVQLALGFARDRPFMTSSIIGATSVNQLKEDIDAFLSTERPLPAELAADIEDIYKRYRDPTLF; encoded by the exons ATggcctcgtgctccaccgccTTCCTCTGCAACCACGCCGCCGCATTAACCTCACCTTACTCGCCTCAAAAGACCAGAACCACCGCAAGAAGCCTCCGGAGGCGGAGGAGCTCTCTCAGACCAACCACCATCACTGCCAAGCAGGACCAGAAGACGGCGTTGCAGTACCGGAAGCTCGGCGACTCGGACCTCGAAATTAGCGAAATCACTCTGGGCACAATGACGTTCGGTCAGCAAAACTCGGAGAAAGAAGCGCACGAAATTCTCAGCTACGCTTTCGACAATGGGATCAACATTTTGGACACTGCCGAAGCT TACCCGATTCCGATGAAGAAGGAGACGCAGGGATTGACTGACCTCTACATTGCCAGCTGGCTAAAGTCTCAGCCCCGCGAGAAG ATTGTTTTGGCAACAAAAGTATGTGGGTATTCAGAGAGGTCTAGTTATCTGCGTGACAATGCAAAGGTCCTGAGGGTGGATGCTGCAAATATTAGAGAGAGTGTAGAGAAAAGCCTTAAGAGACTCGGCACAGATTACATTGATCTATTGCAAATTCATTG GCCAGATCGCTATGTTGCACTATTTGGTGAGTATTGTTATGATCCTTCCAAATGGAGGCCAAGCTTACCATTTGTGGAGCAACTGAAGGCTCTTCAAGAAGTTGTGGATGAAGGAAAG GTACGTTATATTGGTGTTTCCAATGAGACTTCATACGGAGTGATGGAGTTCGTACATACTGCTAAAGTTGAAGGACTACCAAAGATCGTCAGTATCCAAAACAATTACAGTCTGCTTGTTAGAACTCATTTTGAAA TTGATCTTGTTGAAGTTTGCCTCCCACAACATCACAACATTGGCTTACTAGCTTATTCTCCACTTGCTGGTGGAGCGCTGACCGGAAAGTACATTGATATCAATTCTGATGCTGCAAGAAAAGGGAGGTTGAATCTCTTCCCAGGCTACATGGAAAGATATAACAAATCCATTGCCAGG GAAGCAACAATAAAGTACATCGAACTTGCCAAAAAACACGGGCTGACTCCAGTTCAGCTTGCACTTGGATTTGCAAGGGATCGTCCATTCATGACCAGTTCTATCATTGGCGCAACTTCTGTCAACCAACTGAAAGAGGATATTGATGCTTTTCTGTCAACCGAGAGGCCTTTACCAGCAGAACTGGCGGCTGATATCGAAGATATTTACAAGAGATACCGAGATCCTACTcttttttga
- the LOC133713017 gene encoding PH, RCC1 and FYVE domains-containing protein 1, producing MADPSIFGNIERDYEQSLIALKKGTQLIKYSRKGKPKLRPFRLSADETTLVWLSHGEERHLKLSTVARIIPGQRTAVFRRYLRPEKDYLSFSLLYNNGERSLDLICKDKAEVEAWIAGLKALISRGQRNRRTKSDLTEIHDGSESVSGRHSGVTLNDTSSHGRVSVDSRESVSFGSSDVGAERANMQLRTSTGDGFRVSVSSTPSCSSGGSGPDDIESLGDVYVWGEIWSDGNVPDGSANVIPINTDVLIPKPLESNVVLDVHQIACGVRHIALVTRQGEVFTWGEESGGRLGHGIDRDFSRPRLVEFLALNNVEFVACGEYHSCAVSTSGDLFTWGDGTHNAGLLGHGTDVSHWLPKRITGSLEGLQVLSVACGTWHSALATYNGKLFTFGDGKFGVLGHGDRESIAYPREVQLLSGLKTIKVACGVWHTAAIVEVMGQSGVNVSSRKLFTWGDGDKHRLGHGSKDTYLLPTCVSSLIDYNFQQLACGHTMTIALTTSGHVFTMGGTAYGQLGNPSSDGKTPCLVQDKLVGEFVEEISCGAHHVAVLTSRSEVFTWGRGANGRLGHGDTEDRRTPTMVEALKDRHVKSISCGSNFTSSICIHKWVSGADQSVCSGCRQAFGFTRKRHNCYNCGLVHCHACSSKKALRAALAPTPGKPHRVCDSCYAKLKSAEAGNSSNVSRRATIARSMDRDGLSRGEARSSRILLPPIIEPVKYREIKSMKAGGRSESPSIVRASQVPSLLQLKDIAFPSSLSVLQNALRPAIPVTPQSNTARSRSSSPYSRRPSPPRSATPIFSRSVIDSLKRTNDSLIHELSKLQTQVRSLKQKCDTQDLEIRKLNKNAKEASSLAEEQFSKCRAVKELVKSITEQMKELADKLPPEVFDNENFESLRAQAEEFINTYSERSSLDHDQQGAADKSSSVPESSKMAENRVDDHVVTADSQTSSGSTSKSHESSTMQTEGQRELIEQFEPGVYVTLLQLPNGARAFRRVKFSKRRFSSQQAEEWWTNNRERLLRRYSQPRTAPLPPSVPSSSSTTEPPEDQNSSEAASSSNQNSSEAAPSSNQNSSEAASSSNQNNTEAASSSDT from the exons ATGGCAGATCCTTCTATCTTTGGGAATATCGAGCGTGATTATGAGCAA TCACTCATTGCATTAAAAAAAGGAACCCAGTTGATTAAGTACAGCCGGAAAGGAAAGCCAAAGCTTCGTCCATTCAGACTTTCTGCG GATGAAACCACTCTAGTCTGGTTATCACATGGAGAAGAACGACATCTGAAATTATCGACAGTCGCTAGAATTATACCCGGACAGAGAACA GCTGTGTTTAGAAGATATTTGCGTCCAGAAAAGGATTACTTATCATTTTCTCTTCTATATAATAACGGTGAACGGTCACTTGATCTG ATCTGCAAGGATAAAGCTGAGGTAGAGGCATGGATTGCTGGCCTTAAGGCACTAATTTCTAGAGGACAGCGTAATAGGCGTACAAAGAGTGATCTTACTGAA ATTCACGACGGAAGTGAATCTGTTAGCGGCCGTCATTCTGGAGTGACCTTAAATGACACTTCAAGCCATGGTAGGGTATCTGTTGATTCTCGTGAATCAGTGAGTTTTGGAAGCTCAGATGTGGGTGCAGAACGTGCAAATATGCAACTAAGAACAAGTACAGGAGATGGTTTTCGAGTTAGTGTTTCAAGCACTCCTAGCTGCTCAAGTGGAGGGTCTGGACCTGATGACATAGAATCACTAGGAGATGTTTATGTGTGGGGAGAGATCTGGTCTGATGGAAATGTTCCTGATGGGTCTGCAAATGTAATACCTATAAACACTGATGTGCTTATTCCAAAGCCCTTGGAGTCGAatgttgttcttgatgttcaTCAAATTGCTTGTGGTGTTAGACATATTGCTCTTGTAACAAGGCAAGGTGAAGTTTTCACCTGGGGAGAGGAATCTGGTGGAAGACTTGGTCATGGGATTGATAGAGACTTTAGTCGTCCTCGCCTTGTTGAGTTCCTGGCTCTTAATAATGTAGAATTTGTTGCATGTGGGGAGTATCATTCATGTGCTGTATCTACGTCTGGTGATTTATTTACTTGGGGTGATGGTACACATAATGCTGGACTTCTTGGTCATGGAACTGATGTTAGCCACTGGCTACCTAAAAGGATTACTGGTTCTTTAGAAGGACTACAGGTTCTGTCGGTTGCATGTGGCACATGGCATTCAGCTTTGGCAACTTATAATGGCAAACTCTTTACATTTGGAGATGGGAAATTTGGAGTTTTGGGACATGGAGATCGAGAGAGTATTGCATATCCAAGGGAGGTGCAGTTATTGAGTGGGCTGAAGACTATAAAGGTAGCTTGTGGTGTTTGGCATACTGCAGCTATTGTAGAGGTTATGGGTCAGTCTGGTGTAAATGTTTCATCTCGAAAGCTGTTCACTTGGGGAGATGGTGATAAACATCGTTTAGGTCATGGAAGCAAGGATACATATCTTCTTCCTACCTGTGTCTCTTCACTTATCGACTATAATTTCCAGCAGCTAGCGTGTGGACACACAATGACTATTGCCCTCACCACATCTGGTCATGTGTTTACCATGGGTGGTACTGCATATGGTCAACTAGGAAATCCTAGTTCTGATGGGAAAACACCTTGCTTAGTACAGGATAAATTGGTAGGTGAGTTTGTTGAAGAAATATCATGTGGAGCCCATCATGTTGCTGTCCTGACATCGAGAAGTGAAGTATTCACATGGGGCAGAGGTGCTAATGGAAGATTGGGACATGGGGACACCGAAGATCGGAGAACGCCAACTATGGTTGAAGCTCTGAAAGATAGGCATGTGAAAAGCATATCATGTGGCTCAAACTTCACATCTAGTATATGTATCCATAAATGGGTTTCTGGAGCTGATCAATCAGTTTGCTCAGGTTGTCGACAGGCATTTGGTTTTACTAGGAAGAGGCATAACTGTTATAATTGTGGACTAGTCCATTGCCATGCTTGTAGTTCCAAAAAAGCACTGAGGGCTGCATTGGCTCCCACTCCTGGAAAACCACATCGCGTATGTGATTCTTGTTATGCTAAGCTTAAATCTGCTGAGGCTGGGAATTCTAGTAATGTTAGTAGGAGAGCTACAATCGCCCGTTCAATGGACAGAGATGGTCTTAGTAGGGGAGAGGCTAGATCTTCAAGGATTCTGCTTCCTCCCATCATAGAACCAGTGAAATATCGtgagattaaatcaatgaaggCTGGGGGCAGATCGGAATCTCCTTCTATAGTTAGGGCTTCCCAAGTTCCATCCCTTTTACAACTGAAAGATATTGCATTTCCAAGTTCATTGAGTGTTCTTCAAAATGCTTTGAGGCCTGCTATACCAGTAACACCTCAGTCTAATACTGCAAGGTCAAGATCTAGTTCACCATATTCAAGGAGACCAAGCCCTCCACGGTCTGCAACTCCTATATTTTCTAGAAGTGTTATTGACAGTCTTAAAAGGACAAATGACAGTCTGATTCACGAACTATCAAAGTTGCAAACCCAG GTCAGAAGTCTGAAGCAGAAGTGTGATACTCAAGATCTGGAGATTCGAAaactaaataaaaatgctaaagAAGCCAGTTCATTAGCAGAAGAACAATTTTCCAAGTGCAGAGCCGTGAAGGAACTTGTCAAGTCCATAACAGAACAG ATGAAGGAATTGGCAGACAAGTTGCCTCCTGAGGTTTTTGACAATGAGAACTTCGAATCATTGCGTGCTCAAGCAGAAGAATTTATAAACACATACAGTGAAAGATCAAGCTTAGACCATGATCAACAAGGTGCAGCTGATAAGTCTTCCTCGGTACCTGAGTCTTCTAAAATGGCAGAGAACAGAGTGGATGACCATGTAGTGACTGCTGACTCTCAAACCAGCTCAGGAAGCACCTCGAAGTCACATGAATCATCAACAATGCAGACCGAAGGACAAAGGGAACTCATTGAACAATTTGAACCAGGTGTTTATGTAACTCTGCTTCAACTACCAAATGGTGCTAGGGCTTTCCGGCGTGTTAAATTCAG TAAACGGAGGTTTAGTTCGCAACAGGCAGAAGAATGGTGGACTAACAACAGAGAAAGGCTGCTTAGAAGATACAGTCAACCGAGGACAGCTCCTCTTCCTCCAAGTGTACCATCATCGTCCAGCACTACAGAACCTCCTGAAGATCAAAACAGCTCTGAGGCAGCCTCATCTTCAAATCAAAACAGTTCTGAGGCCGCCCCGTCTTCAAATCAAAACAGTTCTGAGGCAGCCTCATCTTCAAATCAAAACAACACTGAGGCAGCCTCATCTTCTGATACATAG
- the LOC133708417 gene encoding putative E3 ubiquitin-protein ligase XBAT35 isoform X1, with protein sequence MGLQQSKEELLYDQVSYGNVEGLKSLRAQGAGLEWIDREGKTPLIVACMNPGLTNVAKTLIDLGANVNAYRPGRHAGTPLHHAAKRGLEETVNLLLSRGANALIMNDDCQSPLDVARAKGQSAVVRAIERHICLFSGWLRELYGPGFLELLAPQLVSRKVWVVVLPCGSRKPTKPYKLELAIYSSMQDAQPRTVIGLWNVNLEEPKSHLSDPSVIIRDISTIPRGRRRRQRHQKLRQARIRLASANENDKQQLQWFSNACKGIPQARPAFLGNNNPATAPPATAEDTELAMALSASLHSASQERPPFPDAHPINESIASSSSGTSTNASNLNGWSTSTNTGSYNGWDATIAAASPKVSSSDWSGVQTGPVGGSSGHANIQEISPTQTTPTSDSVVSSSTQSAAIPSVPPPSAPPVLDESLDEYPIHYPSIDDSPIDLSNPTAESIPPTVDEKKGDGASSSCVICLDAPVEGACIPCGHMAGCMSCLTEVKGKKWGCPVCRAKIEQVVRLYAV encoded by the exons ATGGGGCTTCAGCAATCCAAGGAGGAGCTTCTCTACGACCAAGTCAGCTATGGCAACGTCGAAGGGCTCAAATCCCTTCGCGCCCAAGGCGCAGGCCTCGAG TGGATTGATAGGGAGGGCAAGACCCCTTTGATTGTGGCTTGTATGAATCCTGGGCTTACCAATGTTGCCAAGACCTTGATTGATCTCGGTGCAAATGTCAATGCTTATCGCCCCG GTCGGCATGCCGGGACTCCTCTGCATCATGCAGCTAAAAGAGGTCTCGAAGAGACTGTCAATTTACTTCTTTCGCGCGGAG CGAATGCGTTGATCATGAATGATGACTGTCAGAGCCCTCTTGATGTTGCTAGAGCGAAAGGGCAGAGTGCTGTTGTTCGCGCAATTGAG AGGCATATTTGCTTGTTCTCGGGTTGGTTGCGCGAGTTGTATGGTCCTGGATTTCTGGAATTACTTGCTCCGCAGTTGGTTTCAAGAAAAGT TTGGGTTGTTGTTTTGCCATGTGGTTCCCGCAAACCTACCAAGCCTTACAAGTTGGAGCTTGCCATATATTCTAGTATGCAG GATGCTCAACCACGTACAGTTATTGGATTGTGGAATGTCAATCTGGAAGAACCAAAATCTCACCTGTCTGATCCTTCGGTTATAATTCGTGATATCTCCACAA TCCCACGAGGCAGGAGGCGGAGACAAAGGCATCAAAAACTTAGGC AAGCACGCATTAGACTTGCATCTGCAAATGAAAATGACAAGCAACAACTTCAGTGGTTTAGCAATGCATGCAAAGGAATTCCACAG GCACGACCTGCATTTTTGGGTAATAACAATCCAGCAACTGCACCACCAGCAACTGCAGAAGATACAGAGTTGGCCATGGCTCTCAGCGCCTCCCTTCATTCTGCTTCACAGGAGAGACCACCCTTTCCAGATGCACACCCAATCAATGAATCAATTGCCTCAAGTAGCTCCGGTACCTCTACAAATGCTTCTAACTTGAATGGTTGGAGTACGTCCACAAACACTGGCAGCTACAATGGTTGGGATGCAACAATTGCAGCTGCTTCTCCAAAAGTAAGTAGCAGCGACTGGTCAGGGGTTCAAACTGGCCCAGTTGGTGGCTCAAGTGGACATGCAAACATCCAGGAAATCTCTCCTACCCAGACAACTCCTACCTCAGATTCAGTTGTATCATCTTCAACACAATCAGCTGCAATCCCATCAGTTCCACCCCCATCAGCTCCACCAGTTTTAGATGAAAGTTTAGATGAATATCCTATCCACTATCCATCAATTGATGACAGCCCTATTGATCTATCAAACCCAACTGCTGAAAGTATACCTCCTACAGTCGATGAAAAGAAAGGTGATGGGGCCTCTTCTTCATGTGTGATTTGTTTAGATGCACCAGTTGAAGGAGCTTGCATCCCATGTGGCCATATGGCTGGATGCATGTCTTGTTTGACTGAGGTTAAAGGTAAGAAATGGGGTTGTCCTGTCTGCCGAGCTAAGATTGAACAGGTTGTAAGGCTCTATGCTGTATGA
- the LOC133710263 gene encoding endoplasmic reticulum oxidoreductin-1-like isoform X1, producing MLHVLCLELDHVHHMELMHDRVLKYPDRVQNLYFAFLFVLRAVTRAADYLEQAEYDTGNHEEDLRTESLMRQLLYNPKLQATCPLPFDEAKLWNSQSGPQLKQKIQKKFRNISALMDCVGCEKCRLWGKLQVLGLGTALKILFSVDGKNHQDQLVCPELQGKGEVGA from the exons ATGCTCCATGTTCTCTGCTTG GAACTTGACCATGTTCATCACATGGAACTGATGCATGATCGCGTTTTAAAATATCCAGATCGTGTTCAGAATTTGTACTTCGCATTCCTCTTTGTTCTCCGGGCAGTGACAAGA GCTGCAGATTACTTAGAGCAGGCTGAGTATGATACAGGTAATCATGAGGAAGACCTTAGAACAGAGTCTTTGATGAGGCAGCTACTTTACAATCCTAAACTCCAAGCTACATGTCCCCTGCCGTTTGATGAAGCAAAGCTCTGGAACAGTCAGAGCGGACCACAATTGAAgcaaaaaattcaaaagaaatTCAGAAACATCAG TGCATTAATGGATTGTGTGGGATGTGAGAAATGTCGGCTCTGGGGAAAGCTTCAAGTTCTTGGTCTTGGTACTGCATTGAAGATCCTCTTTTCTGTGGATGGTAAAAATCATCAAGATCAACTT GTATGTCCAGAACTACAGGGAAAAGGAGAAGTTGGAGCATAG
- the LOC133710263 gene encoding endoplasmic reticulum oxidoreductin-1-like isoform X2, with translation MELMHDRVLKYPDRVQNLYFAFLFVLRAVTRAADYLEQAEYDTGNHEEDLRTESLMRQLLYNPKLQATCPLPFDEAKLWNSQSGPQLKQKIQKKFRNISALMDCVGCEKCRLWGKLQVLGLGTALKILFSVDGKNHQDQLVCPELQGKGEVGA, from the exons ATGGAACTGATGCATGATCGCGTTTTAAAATATCCAGATCGTGTTCAGAATTTGTACTTCGCATTCCTCTTTGTTCTCCGGGCAGTGACAAGA GCTGCAGATTACTTAGAGCAGGCTGAGTATGATACAGGTAATCATGAGGAAGACCTTAGAACAGAGTCTTTGATGAGGCAGCTACTTTACAATCCTAAACTCCAAGCTACATGTCCCCTGCCGTTTGATGAAGCAAAGCTCTGGAACAGTCAGAGCGGACCACAATTGAAgcaaaaaattcaaaagaaatTCAGAAACATCAG TGCATTAATGGATTGTGTGGGATGTGAGAAATGTCGGCTCTGGGGAAAGCTTCAAGTTCTTGGTCTTGGTACTGCATTGAAGATCCTCTTTTCTGTGGATGGTAAAAATCATCAAGATCAACTT GTATGTCCAGAACTACAGGGAAAAGGAGAAGTTGGAGCATAG
- the LOC133710247 gene encoding ASI1-immunoprecipitated protein 1-like — translation MEASEAQYAEFEEKVKRTVYLDNLSPQVNESIVKQALDQFGNVKSVQFIPNYVESKNVPQCALIEMENPTEVNAIVSDIAQKPFMIGGMPRPVRARKAKMEMFDDRPVKPGRTIQFRWLEPNDPDFEVAKKLKELAKIHAVEAEYVLKKQLEDEEKLEKQHQESLKATHKKYKMIDSVIADGTTRQLARGYRLRVADD, via the coding sequence ATGGAGGCTTCAGAAGCACAGTATGCTGAATTTGAGGAGAAGGTCAAAAGAACTGTTTACCTTGACAACCTCTCACCACAGGTCAATGAATCGATTGTGAAACAAGCTCTGGATCAGTTTGGGAATGTGAAAAGTGTTCAATTTATTCCAAATTACGTGGAATCAAAGAACGTCCCACAGTGTGCATTGATTGAGATGGAGAACCCAACAGAGGTCAATGCCATTGTCTCAGATATAGCGCAGAAGCCTTTCATGATTGGGGGGATGCCGAGGCCTGTGAGGGCACGCAAGGCTAAAATGGAGATGTTTGACGATCGCCCTGTAAAGCCCGGTAGAACAATACAGTTTCGTTGGTTGGAGCCAAATGATCCTGATTTTGAGGTGGCAAAGAAACTGAAGGAGCTTGCTAAAATTCATGCTGTGGAAGCTGAATATGTACTCAAGAAACAACTGGAGGATGAAGAGAAACTTGAAAAACAGCATCAAGAATCCCTCAAAGCAACACATAAGAAGTATAAAATGATAGATAGTGTGATAGCTGATGGAACTACTAGGCAATTGGCCCGCGGTTATCGTCTTCGGGTTGCAGATGACTGA
- the LOC133710262 gene encoding uncharacterized protein LOC133710262, whose product MISSRPNVSMPRWMLAKKLGRAKKAWKSFTGKIQSKLHELNIPKTIKTTTKRLIDFRCLQFFVPSKLRALTKTSSTFSRNQYYNHHYQHHNKFLHKNAATIHIDQLFAQSADSAHTKNRHLDAQAETSRGKEGLDEGNIPTRNSKSVYSVEDAWQAVVARSPQLRVVDERAEEFIYKFRQDMKLQKERSILEFQEMLARSA is encoded by the coding sequence ATGATTTCGTCACGACCAAATGTTTCGATGCCACGCTGGATGCTGGCAAAGAAGCTCGGCCGTGCTAAAAAGGCATGGAAGAGCTTCACTGGAAAAATACAGTCGAAACTCCACGAGCTCAACATCCCCAAAACCATCAAAACCACCACTAAACGTCTCATCGATTTCCGCTGTTTGCAATTCTTTGTCCCATCCAAACTACGCGCTCTCACTAAAACTTCCTCTACATTTTCTCGAAACCAATATTACAACCACCACTACCAACACCACAACAAGTTTCTCCATAAGAATGCTGCGACCATACACATAGACCAGCTCTTTGCACAGTCTGCCGACTCTGCGCACACCAAGAACCGACATTTAGATGCGCAAGCTGAAACAAGTAGAGGCAAAGAAGGGCTCGATGAAGGAAATATTCCAACGAGAAACAGCAAGAGTGTTTATAGCGTTGAAGATGCATGGCAGGCAGTGGTTGCTAGGTCACCACAGCTGCGGGTAGTGGACGAAAGGGCGGAGGAGTTTATTTACAAGTTTAGGCAAGACATGAAGCTTCAGAAGGAGAGGTCCATCCTTGAATTCCAGGAGATGTTGGCTCGAAGTGCCTAG
- the LOC133708417 gene encoding putative E3 ubiquitin-protein ligase XBAT35 isoform X2, producing MGLQQSKEELLYDQVSYGNVEGLKSLRAQGAGLEWIDREGKTPLIVACMNPGLTNVAKTLIDLGANVNAYRPGRHAGTPLHHAAKRGLEETVNLLLSRGANALIMNDDCQSPLDVARAKGQSAVVRAIERHICLFSGWLRELYGPGFLELLAPQLVSRKVWVVVLPCGSRKPTKPYKLELAIYSSMQDAQPRTVIGLWNVNLEEPKSHLSDPSVIIRDISTKARIRLASANENDKQQLQWFSNACKGIPQARPAFLGNNNPATAPPATAEDTELAMALSASLHSASQERPPFPDAHPINESIASSSSGTSTNASNLNGWSTSTNTGSYNGWDATIAAASPKVSSSDWSGVQTGPVGGSSGHANIQEISPTQTTPTSDSVVSSSTQSAAIPSVPPPSAPPVLDESLDEYPIHYPSIDDSPIDLSNPTAESIPPTVDEKKGDGASSSCVICLDAPVEGACIPCGHMAGCMSCLTEVKGKKWGCPVCRAKIEQVVRLYAV from the exons ATGGGGCTTCAGCAATCCAAGGAGGAGCTTCTCTACGACCAAGTCAGCTATGGCAACGTCGAAGGGCTCAAATCCCTTCGCGCCCAAGGCGCAGGCCTCGAG TGGATTGATAGGGAGGGCAAGACCCCTTTGATTGTGGCTTGTATGAATCCTGGGCTTACCAATGTTGCCAAGACCTTGATTGATCTCGGTGCAAATGTCAATGCTTATCGCCCCG GTCGGCATGCCGGGACTCCTCTGCATCATGCAGCTAAAAGAGGTCTCGAAGAGACTGTCAATTTACTTCTTTCGCGCGGAG CGAATGCGTTGATCATGAATGATGACTGTCAGAGCCCTCTTGATGTTGCTAGAGCGAAAGGGCAGAGTGCTGTTGTTCGCGCAATTGAG AGGCATATTTGCTTGTTCTCGGGTTGGTTGCGCGAGTTGTATGGTCCTGGATTTCTGGAATTACTTGCTCCGCAGTTGGTTTCAAGAAAAGT TTGGGTTGTTGTTTTGCCATGTGGTTCCCGCAAACCTACCAAGCCTTACAAGTTGGAGCTTGCCATATATTCTAGTATGCAG GATGCTCAACCACGTACAGTTATTGGATTGTGGAATGTCAATCTGGAAGAACCAAAATCTCACCTGTCTGATCCTTCGGTTATAATTCGTGATATCTCCACAA AAGCACGCATTAGACTTGCATCTGCAAATGAAAATGACAAGCAACAACTTCAGTGGTTTAGCAATGCATGCAAAGGAATTCCACAG GCACGACCTGCATTTTTGGGTAATAACAATCCAGCAACTGCACCACCAGCAACTGCAGAAGATACAGAGTTGGCCATGGCTCTCAGCGCCTCCCTTCATTCTGCTTCACAGGAGAGACCACCCTTTCCAGATGCACACCCAATCAATGAATCAATTGCCTCAAGTAGCTCCGGTACCTCTACAAATGCTTCTAACTTGAATGGTTGGAGTACGTCCACAAACACTGGCAGCTACAATGGTTGGGATGCAACAATTGCAGCTGCTTCTCCAAAAGTAAGTAGCAGCGACTGGTCAGGGGTTCAAACTGGCCCAGTTGGTGGCTCAAGTGGACATGCAAACATCCAGGAAATCTCTCCTACCCAGACAACTCCTACCTCAGATTCAGTTGTATCATCTTCAACACAATCAGCTGCAATCCCATCAGTTCCACCCCCATCAGCTCCACCAGTTTTAGATGAAAGTTTAGATGAATATCCTATCCACTATCCATCAATTGATGACAGCCCTATTGATCTATCAAACCCAACTGCTGAAAGTATACCTCCTACAGTCGATGAAAAGAAAGGTGATGGGGCCTCTTCTTCATGTGTGATTTGTTTAGATGCACCAGTTGAAGGAGCTTGCATCCCATGTGGCCATATGGCTGGATGCATGTCTTGTTTGACTGAGGTTAAAGGTAAGAAATGGGGTTGTCCTGTCTGCCGAGCTAAGATTGAACAGGTTGTAAGGCTCTATGCTGTATGA